The following proteins come from a genomic window of Methanosarcina sp. MTP4:
- a CDS encoding deoxyuridine 5'-triphosphate nucleotidohydrolase gives MSLLSSNELRKLMQANPPLLENTVDPETQLQPNGLEMTLKEVRTIEGAGAVDFDNSERELPGGSPLEFDTEGWVHLPEGIYKVLFNEIVNIPRNLAAIAKPRSTLIRCGATLETAVWDAGYRGRSESMLVVYNLAGFRLKKDARIMQLLFYTLDSEVEEGYSGIYQNENTKQ, from the coding sequence ATGTCACTCCTATCCAGCAACGAACTGAGAAAACTGATGCAGGCAAACCCACCTCTGCTTGAAAACACCGTCGATCCCGAAACCCAGCTCCAGCCAAACGGGCTTGAAATGACCCTTAAGGAAGTGAGAACAATCGAAGGGGCAGGAGCTGTGGACTTTGACAACTCCGAAAGAGAACTTCCCGGAGGCAGTCCCCTGGAATTTGATACGGAGGGCTGGGTCCATCTGCCCGAAGGGATATATAAAGTCCTTTTTAATGAAATCGTAAACATCCCCAGAAATCTTGCCGCAATCGCAAAGCCAAGGTCCACCCTGATCCGCTGCGGAGCCACCCTTGAAACCGCGGTCTGGGACGCTGGGTACCGGGGCCGAAGCGAGTCAATGCTGGTAGTCTACAACCTTGCAGGGTTCAGGCTGAAGAAAGACGCCCGTATCATGCAACTGCTTTTCTATACCCTGGACAGCGAAGTGGAAGAAGGGTATTCCGGAATTTACCAGAACGAAAACACAAAACAATGA
- a CDS encoding 2-amino-3,7-dideoxy-D-threo-hept-6-ulosonate synthase produces MSTIGKSVRMERIFDRNTGNAIVIPMDHGVGAGPIKGIENLQETVNKVAEGGANAVLGHMGLPKYGHRGYGHDVGLIIHLSASTSLAMDPNHKVLVTTVEEAIKVGADAVSVHINIGAEDEFEMLQGLGQVARKCDEWGMPLLAMMYPRGKKVRSEYDVDVVKHAARIGAELGADIVKTNYTGDPETFREVVKGCPVPVIIAGGPKVNSDRELFEMIEGSLEAGGRGVAIGRNVFQAEDPTSLIRRIAKLVHGGMSAEEVIEADKKA; encoded by the coding sequence ATGAGCACAATCGGTAAATCCGTAAGGATGGAACGCATTTTCGACCGGAACACAGGAAACGCCATTGTCATCCCCATGGATCACGGAGTAGGGGCAGGCCCCATCAAAGGGATCGAAAACCTTCAGGAAACGGTCAACAAGGTAGCTGAAGGGGGGGCAAATGCCGTGCTCGGGCACATGGGCCTTCCCAAATACGGGCACAGAGGATACGGGCATGATGTAGGACTTATCATCCACCTTTCAGCCTCGACCTCCCTTGCAATGGACCCGAACCACAAAGTGCTGGTAACGACCGTGGAAGAGGCGATCAAGGTAGGAGCTGACGCAGTCTCGGTACATATCAATATCGGGGCGGAAGATGAGTTTGAGATGCTCCAGGGACTCGGGCAAGTTGCAAGGAAATGCGACGAATGGGGAATGCCCCTACTGGCAATGATGTACCCGAGAGGAAAGAAAGTCCGCTCGGAATATGATGTTGATGTCGTAAAACATGCCGCAAGGATAGGAGCCGAACTCGGAGCAGACATCGTCAAGACTAACTACACCGGAGATCCGGAAACTTTCAGGGAAGTCGTAAAGGGCTGCCCTGTGCCAGTGATCATTGCGGGAGGCCCTAAAGTCAACTCCGACAGAGAACTCTTTGAAATGATCGAAGGCTCCCTGGAGGCCGGAGGACGGGGAGTTGCTATAGGGAGAAACGTTTTCCAGGCAGAAGACCCCACAAGCCTCATCAGGAGAATCGCAAAACTCGTCCATGGTGGGATGAGCGCGGAAGAAGTTATTGAAGCAGATAAAAAAGCCTGA
- a CDS encoding GTP-binding protein: protein MKVMIIGGFLGSGKTTTILKLSRRLNDSGKRIAIIVNEIGEIGLDGDTLSGTGITTEELTSGCICCTLKISMQYTLQTLEEEFKPDVVIIEPTGIAFPGQIREEIKNMGLSELSFSPVVTLVDPCRFGTEVSEIPRFIETQIREAEILGINKLDTAPGERVLATEKMLSKLNSEAMVLKFSAKTGDEQFESLLNHLAVPGLEKAPSEKQNSIEVSEVSAFSTRYALVSSLEPEKGIALAEESLLSIRDRVSEINPGFIGHVKLSIKLPESVVKGSVTSSKETPQVEILDRKSEKSELRLLSAITKVPKEELTEIVESSIESKLREAGVPFEKMEQKGHEHEHGTRVDMNMLMKPERA from the coding sequence ATGAAAGTAATGATCATAGGAGGTTTTCTGGGAAGCGGGAAAACCACCACCATACTGAAACTCAGCAGGCGACTGAACGATTCAGGAAAGCGAATTGCCATCATAGTAAACGAGATCGGAGAAATCGGGCTTGATGGGGATACCTTATCGGGAACCGGGATCACGACCGAAGAACTGACAAGCGGCTGCATCTGCTGCACACTTAAAATCAGCATGCAGTACACTCTCCAGACCCTGGAAGAAGAATTCAAGCCTGATGTGGTTATCATCGAGCCCACCGGGATAGCCTTCCCGGGACAGATCAGGGAAGAAATCAAGAATATGGGGCTTTCCGAACTATCCTTTTCCCCTGTGGTGACCCTGGTAGACCCCTGCCGTTTCGGGACCGAAGTCAGTGAAATCCCCAGGTTCATTGAAACCCAGATAAGGGAAGCCGAGATCCTGGGCATAAATAAGCTGGACACAGCCCCCGGAGAGCGGGTCCTTGCCACGGAAAAGATGCTTTCAAAACTGAACAGCGAAGCCATGGTCCTCAAATTCTCTGCAAAAACGGGAGATGAACAGTTCGAAAGCCTGCTAAACCACCTTGCAGTTCCGGGACTTGAAAAAGCCCCTTCAGAGAAACAAAACTCCATTGAAGTCTCGGAAGTTTCGGCATTTTCAACCCGCTATGCCCTGGTATCCTCCCTTGAACCGGAAAAAGGCATTGCACTTGCAGAAGAGAGCCTGCTAAGTATCCGGGACCGTGTAAGTGAAATTAACCCCGGGTTCATAGGGCATGTGAAGCTTTCCATCAAACTCCCCGAATCCGTGGTCAAAGGCAGCGTAACCTCCTCGAAAGAGACCCCCCAGGTAGAAATCCTTGACAGGAAGAGTGAGAAATCCGAATTGAGGTTGCTTTCCGCTATCACGAAAGTCCCTAAAGAAGAACTTACGGAAATCGTGGAAAGTTCCATAGAGAGCAAACTCAGGGAAGCAGGGGTTCCATTCGAAAAAATGGAGCAGAAAGGGCATGAACACGAACACGGAACAAGAGTGGACATGAACATGCTCATGAAGCCGGAAAGGGCATGA
- a CDS encoding radical SAM protein, with product MQNKLMTAELKAFLISIGSVSIDPSLVPFALGSTAGPGAGTSSVFFRSGKRRVRLSINKDSPLSIENVGEDGTFSLFMEGEELVRGTLEPALAHCPEQAFITLCERCIFDCKYCPVPKLQGHVKSNKEVLDIVDDVFRTGNLKAISLTSGVENSVQGEVDRVLKLLPALKKYNVPIGVSVYPTEGCSKQFYEAGVSEVKYNVETMDPGIFKQVCGDLSLAYILKKLEEAVGIFGKNRVFSNFIIGLGESDSAVRDGVETLAKLGVIPILRPINPHPLRAGACFAERPSRERLLKLAKMEKAILVKYGLNSGLAKTMCLRCTGCDLVPFVDL from the coding sequence ATGCAAAATAAGCTCATGACTGCAGAACTAAAAGCTTTCCTGATCTCTATTGGTTCCGTTTCCATAGATCCTTCCCTTGTTCCCTTTGCTCTCGGGTCCACAGCCGGTCCGGGTGCCGGGACAAGTTCGGTTTTCTTCAGGTCAGGGAAACGGAGAGTCCGGCTCAGTATCAATAAGGATTCTCCCCTTTCCATTGAAAATGTAGGGGAAGACGGGACTTTTTCCCTTTTTATGGAAGGGGAAGAACTGGTTCGGGGAACCCTTGAGCCTGCCCTTGCCCACTGCCCGGAACAGGCGTTTATTACCCTTTGCGAGCGTTGTATTTTCGACTGCAAATACTGTCCCGTGCCCAAACTCCAGGGCCATGTCAAGAGTAATAAGGAAGTCCTGGATATTGTGGACGATGTTTTCAGGACAGGAAACCTGAAGGCTATTTCCCTTACTTCGGGGGTTGAAAATTCTGTGCAGGGGGAAGTGGACCGCGTCCTCAAATTGCTTCCTGCTCTCAAAAAGTATAATGTGCCGATCGGAGTTTCGGTCTACCCCACCGAAGGGTGCTCCAAGCAATTTTACGAGGCAGGGGTATCCGAGGTCAAGTATAATGTGGAAACAATGGATCCGGGTATTTTCAAACAGGTTTGCGGAGACCTCTCCCTTGCCTACATCCTGAAAAAACTCGAAGAGGCTGTGGGGATTTTCGGGAAAAACCGGGTTTTCAGCAACTTTATTATCGGACTAGGGGAGAGTGATTCAGCTGTCAGGGACGGGGTTGAAACCCTCGCAAAACTGGGAGTAATCCCAATCCTTCGCCCTATAAATCCCCATCCCCTCAGGGCAGGGGCCTGTTTTGCAGAGCGGCCTTCCCGGGAACGCCTCTTGAAACTTGCAAAAATGGAAAAAGCCATACTCGTAAAATACGGGTTGAACTCGGGACTTGCAAAAACCATGTGTCTAAGGTGTACGGGCTGCGACCTCGTACCTTTTGTAGACCTCTGA
- a CDS encoding 4Fe-4S binding protein, with amino-acid sequence MPAIVNEEECSGCGTCVDECPSEAITLDDDKGIAVVDQDECVECGACEEACPNDAIKVEE; translated from the coding sequence ATGCCAGCAATAGTTAACGAGGAAGAATGTTCCGGATGCGGAACCTGTGTCGATGAATGTCCCTCAGAAGCAATCACCCTCGACGATGACAAGGGAATCGCAGTCGTCGACCAGGACGAATGTGTAGAATGTGGTGCATGCGAAGAGGCATGCCCGAACGACGCAATCAAGGTAGAAGAATAA
- a CDS encoding PKD domain-containing protein: MLSGSAVAQLEEPIIPNFEAEPISGNAPLNVTFTDETDYGPDFDPDVMDVSFLWDFGDNQTEEGEEFAEVSHVYEDEGLYTVALNVTITENGTEIANGSVLKDEYIEVLAAPVDDGYPVVNFTAEPLSGNASLNVTFTDLSDFGPDFDSETMNISYLWDFGDNNTEEGEDFADVSHTYEDEGLYTVALNVTVAENGTEVANGSATKEDYIEVLAALVDDDYPVVNFTADPLSGDAPLNVNFTDLSDFGPDFDPETANVTRFWEFGDGNNFTSTETTGAYTYEDPGIYNVTLTLFYAEDNETLNMSLTKEAYIEVFEGEPSPVEGYPKLDFAGEPRAGVAPLSVNFTPIVDLGPDFDPVNMTVEGLWEFGDGSNSTEMNVTHVYETPGIYDVTATINIIEDGNTTATESITKEQYIKVFDSDAKGIMLSPGWNFISVPYVLNNSSVDFLFADVEYESIIYYDAASEIWLDVEELEPLKGYMVYALDFGMIPLDKLARVEDPIPGVPGASIPIYEGWNAIGFTDSTESLSAEFTLEIINDSYFEVVGPLNQATLTYAYIGRNGYEGEIGASDDKYVGTDIFLMEPYEGYWILATENTTLYAVGW; encoded by the coding sequence ATGCTTTCAGGTAGTGCCGTAGCGCAGCTTGAGGAACCAATCATTCCTAATTTTGAAGCAGAACCTATTTCAGGAAATGCACCGCTAAATGTTACTTTCACGGATGAAACTGATTATGGACCCGATTTTGACCCGGATGTTATGGATGTTTCATTTTTATGGGATTTCGGGGATAACCAGACCGAAGAGGGAGAAGAGTTTGCCGAAGTTTCTCATGTATATGAGGACGAAGGTCTCTATACTGTGGCCCTCAACGTGACCATTACCGAGAATGGGACGGAAATAGCTAATGGGTCAGTTCTCAAGGACGAGTATATCGAAGTCCTTGCCGCGCCCGTAGATGATGGCTATCCGGTTGTCAATTTCACTGCCGAGCCACTTTCGGGAAATGCATCGTTAAATGTTACTTTCACGGACCTTTCGGATTTCGGGCCTGATTTTGACTCTGAAACCATGAATATTTCATATCTATGGGATTTCGGGGATAATAATACTGAAGAGGGGGAAGATTTTGCCGACGTTTCTCATACCTATGAGGACGAAGGTCTCTATACCGTGGCCCTCAACGTGACCGTTGCCGAGAATGGGACGGAAGTGGCTAACGGGTCTGCTACAAAGGAAGATTATATTGAAGTCCTTGCCGCGCTCGTAGATGATGACTATCCTGTTGTCAATTTCACTGCTGACCCGCTTTCTGGAGATGCACCGTTAAACGTTAATTTCACAGACCTTTCGGATTTCGGGCCTGATTTTGATCCTGAAACCGCGAATGTAACACGCTTCTGGGAGTTCGGGGACGGAAACAATTTCACTTCAACAGAGACCACAGGGGCATATACTTACGAGGATCCCGGGATATATAACGTGACCCTGACCCTCTTCTATGCGGAAGATAACGAAACCCTGAACATGTCTCTCACAAAAGAGGCTTACATTGAGGTCTTTGAAGGGGAACCTTCCCCGGTAGAAGGGTACCCGAAGCTTGATTTCGCCGGCGAACCCAGGGCTGGCGTTGCACCCCTGAGTGTCAATTTCACTCCCATTGTGGACCTTGGTCCTGACTTTGATCCGGTGAACATGACCGTTGAAGGGCTCTGGGAGTTTGGAGACGGCTCCAATTCAACGGAGATGAACGTAACTCATGTCTACGAAACGCCAGGGATTTATGACGTAACGGCAACCATCAACATTATCGAGGACGGCAACACGACAGCTACAGAGTCCATTACAAAGGAACAGTACATAAAGGTCTTTGATTCGGATGCCAAGGGCATTATGCTCTCCCCTGGCTGGAACTTCATCTCGGTGCCTTACGTTCTCAATAATTCAAGTGTTGATTTCCTGTTTGCTGATGTGGAATATGAGAGCATAATCTATTACGATGCAGCGTCTGAAATCTGGCTGGACGTGGAAGAACTGGAGCCTTTGAAGGGGTATATGGTCTATGCGCTTGATTTCGGGATGATCCCTCTTGACAAACTTGCAAGGGTCGAAGACCCGATTCCCGGTGTTCCCGGTGCCAGCATCCCGATCTACGAAGGCTGGAACGCCATCGGGTTTACGGATTCCACCGAGTCCCTATCTGCCGAATTTACCCTGGAGATTATTAATGATTCCTACTTTGAGGTAGTTGGGCCATTGAACCAGGCAACTCTCACATACGCTTACATCGGAAGAAACGGCT
- the larC gene encoding nickel pincer cofactor biosynthesis protein LarC — MKALIFNPFSGAAGDMILGCTLDLGADRQYVRELIEASVDVSVDIREVKKKGIKALDVRIGVPEKEKVRKYPELIDIIKSAKLPSLVEVSALDIFAKMAEAEAAVHGYSDLADLHFHEVGQSDALADVIGSSAAIHALGCDAVYCTPINVGSGTVESAHGTLPVPAPATLEILRNGKLFFRGGNVKKELLTPTGAAVLSHFAKSVEAFPQGRVTAVGYGAGDADLPGPNVLQGILSEPDSCLIQDTIEVLETNADDVSGEVLGNLFEELLVMGARDVVIIPATMKKGRPAHVIKVICKPEDSSKLARKIITETGSLGIRVIPTRHRLIAARKIETVRIDVDGKVFEVAVKVARDSEGVLLNISAEFEDCKQVARKSVTPVKEVMRRAEEAAWKLFS, encoded by the coding sequence ATGAAAGCGTTGATTTTCAATCCTTTTTCAGGGGCTGCCGGGGACATGATCCTTGGCTGTACCCTTGACCTCGGGGCAGACCGGCAGTACGTCCGGGAATTGATAGAGGCTTCCGTAGACGTGTCCGTGGACATCCGGGAAGTTAAGAAAAAGGGCATAAAAGCCCTGGATGTTCGGATAGGAGTGCCGGAAAAGGAAAAAGTCCGGAAATACCCCGAACTGATAGACATAATCAAGTCCGCAAAACTGCCTTCCCTTGTGGAAGTAAGTGCTCTTGACATCTTTGCGAAGATGGCGGAAGCTGAAGCTGCTGTCCACGGGTATTCCGACCTCGCGGACCTGCACTTCCACGAGGTGGGCCAAAGTGACGCACTTGCTGATGTCATTGGCTCTTCGGCTGCGATCCATGCCCTTGGCTGTGACGCCGTTTACTGCACTCCTATCAATGTCGGCAGCGGAACGGTTGAATCCGCCCACGGGACTCTTCCGGTACCGGCCCCCGCAACCCTCGAGATTCTCAGGAACGGGAAGCTCTTTTTCAGGGGGGGCAACGTGAAAAAAGAACTGCTCACTCCAACCGGGGCCGCTGTCCTTTCCCATTTTGCAAAATCCGTTGAAGCTTTCCCCCAGGGGAGGGTAACAGCGGTAGGATACGGAGCAGGAGATGCCGACCTTCCGGGGCCGAACGTGCTCCAGGGCATACTATCCGAACCTGACTCCTGCCTGATCCAGGATACGATCGAGGTCCTGGAGACAAATGCGGACGACGTGAGCGGAGAAGTGCTCGGCAACCTCTTCGAGGAACTGCTTGTCATGGGGGCCAGGGACGTTGTGATTATCCCCGCTACCATGAAAAAAGGCCGGCCCGCCCATGTTATAAAGGTCATATGCAAACCCGAAGACAGCTCGAAACTTGCCCGGAAAATCATAACTGAAACAGGTTCCCTGGGTATCAGGGTGATTCCTACCAGGCACCGGCTGATCGCCGCCCGGAAGATCGAAACGGTCAGGATCGATGTTGACGGAAAGGTGTTTGAAGTGGCTGTCAAGGTAGCCAGGGACTCCGAAGGAGTTTTGCTCAACATCTCCGCGGAGTTTGAGGACTGCAAACAGGTCGCAAGAAAGTCGGTGACTCCGGTAAAAGAGGTCATGCGGAGAGCTGAAGAGGCCGCATGGAAACTTTTTTCCTGA
- the asd gene encoding aspartate-semialdehyde dehydrogenase: MAAVKAGILGATGAVGQRFIEALANHPWFEITALAASERSAGKTYKNAANWRLDTPMPENVADIEVVPVDPKAVDADVVFSALPADLALTVEPDFAKAGFAVASNASAYRMETDIPLVIPEVNPEHLGLLEVQQDNRGWDGYIITNPNCSTIVMTVSLKPLMQFGLESIQVATMQAISGAGFAGIPAMAIYDNVVPYIGNEENKMETEPLKLLGKFNGAEILPADIKVSASCHRVPVIDGHTEAIWAGMEAKPSPEEVREAFLSFDPKLGDLPSEPAKALIVRDEVDRPQPRLDRNMGDGMSVSVGRIREGIRYIAMGHNTIRGAAGASVLNAELLHSMGKL; encoded by the coding sequence ATGGCAGCAGTTAAAGCGGGTATTTTAGGCGCCACCGGTGCTGTAGGGCAGCGGTTCATAGAAGCACTGGCAAACCATCCCTGGTTTGAGATCACAGCCCTTGCAGCATCCGAGAGAAGCGCCGGAAAAACGTATAAAAACGCAGCAAACTGGAGGCTTGACACCCCGATGCCGGAAAACGTGGCCGACATCGAAGTGGTCCCTGTGGATCCAAAAGCCGTGGACGCCGACGTGGTATTTTCGGCTCTCCCTGCAGACCTTGCCCTCACTGTCGAACCGGACTTTGCAAAAGCCGGCTTTGCAGTTGCAAGTAACGCCTCAGCCTACAGGATGGAAACAGACATCCCCCTTGTAATCCCCGAGGTAAACCCCGAACACCTGGGGCTCCTTGAAGTCCAGCAGGACAACAGGGGATGGGACGGGTATATCATCACAAACCCCAACTGCTCCACCATCGTCATGACAGTGAGCCTGAAACCCCTGATGCAGTTCGGGCTCGAGTCAATCCAGGTCGCCACAATGCAGGCAATCTCTGGAGCCGGGTTTGCCGGGATCCCGGCAATGGCAATCTACGACAACGTGGTCCCATACATCGGAAATGAAGAAAATAAAATGGAGACCGAACCCCTGAAGCTCCTTGGAAAATTCAACGGTGCGGAAATCTTACCTGCAGACATAAAAGTAAGCGCTTCCTGCCACAGGGTCCCGGTAATTGACGGGCACACGGAAGCCATCTGGGCAGGCATGGAAGCAAAACCCAGCCCCGAGGAAGTAAGGGAAGCCTTCCTGAGCTTCGACCCGAAACTGGGAGACCTCCCCTCGGAACCCGCAAAAGCCCTTATCGTGCGGGACGAAGTCGATCGGCCCCAGCCGCGCCTGGACCGCAACATGGGCGACGGCATGAGCGTTTCCGTAGGCCGGATCAGAGAAGGCATCCGCTACATAGCAATGGGACACAACACAATCCGCGGAGCCGCAGGGGCAAGTGTCCTGAATGCGGAACTTCTGCACTCCATGGGAAAGCTCTGA
- a CDS encoding DUF2341 domain-containing protein, giving the protein MRVRSIACRIISVLLLGVFITGCALAETDDKWSYSQEIVVTENAGKDLTSYQVPVRLDSSNFDFSKANADGSDLRFLLGSTGLDYWVETWDPKGGEATVWVKVPFLPANGNRKILMKYGYPEARAESNGADTFLFFDDFSGSSLRSIDWKYENSGGGFVDVQGGSCKLVAPKVHVSDFVLIYSRDSFDINTAFVAKRMKVTTGDDERGPVLRQGFIDQIDNARNEIKHETELANETRVRWELTARKERFRSFDLTNVRALEGDWYISEIAWYEEDDDNRSVAWFKDGVRDTRMDYTSSEFVTNLPMHIYLYAASYPDASETTGYMAVDYVFIRKFVGPEEPSVQVTPAPAEEAAPVEEVSEPEAVEVPVEEVEVPIEDVSEPENVSEETEEEIEEAEVEAVPVVSFPEYSVGISGIRLSSPYSPHFPALVRDLESSGIDTIFLSVDSTDVWQYERFVKSAHEEGFEVHAVLLEDTGCTGAWDLNTSSEAIDEVLDYNSKSLAAFDGINIYMEPSSAPTSNEGCLDYASIIEATREGAGANLTLSASLPPLYNASTIEDIAPMVDFFVVRAYGRGDGDLNEASLIVDAVALQMGEIRGAGSKGIIEIRAEDGFEDKMAVQESFASLAEYYSGDPAFLGVTISSYETYKDLPKVAEEPDEKPGTGVPGFGIVSGLLAGLGALALLKKSRM; this is encoded by the coding sequence ATGAGGGTTAGATCGATCGCATGCAGAATCATATCTGTGCTCCTCCTGGGAGTTTTCATAACGGGTTGTGCCCTGGCTGAAACGGATGACAAGTGGAGTTATTCACAGGAGATAGTTGTAACGGAAAATGCCGGAAAAGACCTGACCAGTTATCAGGTGCCTGTCCGCCTGGATTCTTCAAATTTCGATTTCTCGAAGGCAAATGCCGACGGGTCGGATCTTCGCTTCCTGCTTGGAAGTACCGGGCTTGACTACTGGGTCGAAACCTGGGATCCGAAAGGCGGGGAAGCCACAGTCTGGGTCAAGGTTCCATTCCTGCCTGCAAATGGGAACCGGAAGATCCTGATGAAGTATGGATATCCCGAAGCAAGGGCCGAGAGCAACGGGGCGGATACGTTCCTATTTTTTGACGATTTTTCGGGGTCCAGCCTCCGAAGCATTGACTGGAAATACGAAAATTCCGGAGGCGGATTTGTTGATGTCCAGGGTGGGAGCTGTAAACTCGTTGCTCCGAAAGTTCACGTAAGTGACTTCGTCCTGATCTATTCCAGAGACAGTTTTGATATCAACACGGCATTCGTGGCAAAGCGGATGAAGGTGACCACAGGGGACGATGAAAGAGGGCCTGTCCTGCGGCAGGGTTTTATTGACCAGATCGACAACGCAAGAAACGAGATCAAGCATGAGACCGAACTTGCCAACGAGACCCGGGTGCGCTGGGAACTGACTGCCCGGAAAGAGCGGTTCCGTTCTTTTGACCTGACCAACGTCCGGGCCTTGGAAGGGGACTGGTATATCTCGGAGATTGCCTGGTACGAGGAAGATGATGATAACCGCAGCGTTGCCTGGTTTAAGGACGGCGTCCGGGATACCAGAATGGATTATACTTCCTCCGAGTTTGTCACAAACCTCCCTATGCACATCTATCTTTATGCGGCTTCTTACCCGGATGCTTCGGAAACCACCGGGTATATGGCTGTGGACTATGTTTTTATCCGCAAGTTTGTCGGGCCGGAAGAACCTTCCGTGCAGGTTACCCCGGCTCCTGCCGAAGAGGCAGCTCCTGTTGAAGAGGTCTCCGAACCTGAGGCTGTGGAAGTTCCTGTTGAAGAGGTGGAAGTTCCTATTGAAGATGTTTCGGAGCCTGAAAACGTAAGTGAAGAAACTGAAGAAGAGATCGAAGAAGCAGAGGTAGAAGCTGTTCCTGTAGTTTCCTTCCCGGAATACAGTGTGGGAATCTCCGGAATCCGGCTGTCTTCTCCCTATTCCCCCCACTTCCCTGCTCTCGTAAGGGATCTTGAAAGTTCCGGAATCGACACGATTTTCCTCAGTGTTGACTCCACAGACGTCTGGCAGTACGAGCGTTTCGTTAAATCTGCTCACGAAGAAGGGTTTGAGGTGCATGCGGTGCTTCTGGAAGATACGGGATGTACCGGAGCCTGGGACCTGAACACTTCCAGCGAGGCGATAGATGAGGTCCTTGACTACAACAGTAAATCCCTTGCCGCTTTTGACGGGATCAACATCTATATGGAACCGTCCTCTGCCCCGACTTCCAATGAGGGCTGCCTGGATTACGCAAGCATTATTGAGGCTACCCGTGAGGGTGCCGGAGCGAATCTAACTCTCTCCGCAAGCCTCCCGCCCCTCTATAACGCTTCCACTATTGAGGATATTGCGCCCATGGTTGATTTCTTTGTGGTCCGGGCTTATGGCAGAGGTGACGGAGACCTGAATGAAGCTTCTCTCATAGTGGATGCCGTTGCCCTGCAGATGGGTGAAATCAGGGGCGCAGGTTCAAAGGGAATTATAGAAATCAGGGCTGAAGACGGGTTCGAAGATAAGATGGCCGTACAGGAAAGTTTTGCATCCCTGGCGGAATATTATTCCGGAGACCCTGCTTTCCTTGGAGTTACAATCTCCAGCTATGAAACCTATAAGGACCTCCCGAAAGTAGCAGAGGAACCCGATGAGAAACCTGGAACCGGGGTGCCTGGCTTCGGGATAGTTTCCGGGCTTCTTGCAGGTCTGGGAGCCCTCGCTCTCCTGAAAAAGAGCAGGATGTGA
- the larB gene encoding nickel pincer cofactor biosynthesis protein LarB, protein MDLTKVLKDIKNGTIELETAEEQIRSMGFVSYSSIAKVDTHRKSRTGIMEAILADCKEPEDVVEIAKVLVAESGRALITRVSEKHVEALMKAFPPEKLELNRRARTVVVHDGTPSPVTGGVVGVISAGTADIPAAEEARVVASEMGCETVAVYDVGVAGIHRLIPELQRLKARNPGAIVVAAGREGTLPTVVSGLVDVPVIGLPVSTGYGAGGGGEAALLSMLQSCSIISVVNIDAGFVAGAFAARIANLIAAAAGTGVMQGNKGHGNKEKGNKEQE, encoded by the coding sequence CTGGATCTAACAAAAGTTTTAAAAGATATCAAAAACGGAACAATCGAGCTTGAAACTGCGGAAGAGCAGATTCGGTCCATGGGTTTTGTGAGTTACTCGAGCATTGCGAAGGTGGATACCCACAGGAAAAGTCGGACCGGGATAATGGAAGCAATCCTTGCCGACTGCAAGGAACCCGAAGACGTCGTGGAGATTGCAAAGGTCCTGGTCGCCGAGAGCGGAAGAGCCCTGATAACAAGGGTCTCGGAAAAGCACGTTGAAGCTCTCATGAAAGCATTCCCTCCTGAAAAGCTTGAGTTGAACCGGCGGGCTCGCACCGTAGTCGTTCATGATGGAACTCCTTCGCCGGTCACCGGTGGAGTTGTGGGGGTCATTTCCGCAGGTACGGCGGATATCCCTGCGGCTGAGGAGGCCAGGGTAGTGGCTTCCGAGATGGGATGTGAGACCGTTGCTGTGTATGACGTGGGAGTCGCAGGTATTCACAGGCTGATCCCTGAACTCCAGAGGCTCAAAGCCAGGAACCCCGGAGCTATCGTTGTTGCCGCGGGAAGGGAAGGGACTCTTCCCACTGTGGTCTCGGGGCTGGTCGATGTGCCGGTGATAGGGCTGCCCGTTTCCACGGGATACGGGGCAGGAGGAGGAGGGGAAGCAGCCCTTCTCTCAATGCTTCAGTCCTGCTCCATCATCTCGGTAGTGAACATCGATGCTGGCTTTGTAGCCGGAGCCTTTGCGGCTCGTATAGCGAATTTGATCGCAGCTGCTGCAGGAACCGGTGTTATGCAGGGAAATAAAGGGCATGGGAATAAAGAGAAGGGTAATAAAGAGCAGGAATAA